Proteins encoded within one genomic window of Halobacteroides halobius DSM 5150:
- a CDS encoding isochorismatase family cysteine hydrolase, whose protein sequence is MGNQALMIVDVQNDTKENMPRMQEVIENLTKIVTEVRKEEIPIFYLCDWHTEADPEVKRVGPHCMADTSGAKIVSKVAPTKNDIVIKKREQNGFSNPKLAERLGELNITEVLLTGDLCVYPNAKSLLMNDIKVKVFRDAVASPYGRDKLIRELQVFDIPLLSTNDFLQTSSG, encoded by the coding sequence TTGGGTAATCAAGCTTTGATGATTGTTGATGTCCAAAATGATACAAAGGAGAATATGCCTCGGATGCAAGAAGTTATAGAGAATTTAACTAAAATAGTAACTGAAGTTAGGAAAGAAGAAATTCCAATATTCTATCTTTGTGACTGGCACACCGAAGCTGATCCCGAGGTAAAAAGAGTTGGCCCACACTGTATGGCTGATACGTCAGGCGCAAAGATAGTTTCTAAAGTTGCTCCAACTAAAAATGATATTGTAATTAAAAAGCGAGAACAAAATGGGTTTTCTAATCCTAAGTTAGCTGAAAGATTAGGTGAATTAAATATCACTGAAGTATTACTAACTGGTGATCTATGTGTTTATCCTAATGCCAAAAGTTTGTTAATGAATGATATTAAGGTCAAAGTGTTTCGCGATGCAGTAGCAAGTCCTTATGGTCGAGATAAGCTTATTAGAGAACTACAGGTTTTTGATATTCCACTGTTGAGCACGAATGATTTTTTACAAACTAGTAGTGGATAA
- a CDS encoding FprA family A-type flavoprotein has product MGSFKVKENIYWVGARDWNLRSFHGPAFNTPHGTTYNAYLIKDEKNVLVDGVHKPFTDTLFEHIQEVIDWEDIDYYIVNHAEPDHSGSFPATMEKLRDDVTVVCTASGKNNLLEHYGDSYNYQVINSGDTIDIGARTLSFLEASMLHWPDSMFTYIPEDKLLLPNDAFGMHLCVSSLFDDQNDQNLLIKEAKKYFANILTPFSDLVLKKLNEVEEMGLEIDIIAPSHGIIWRENPEEIINKYVEWAEMKPKKKAVVIYETMWDSTELVAQKIVEGLIDAGIEVNFYRKSISDKNDIVTEILDAKAVIVGSPTINNVMIPAVTPILEELEGLRFKNKLGAAFGSKGWAGGAAQRIADRLEKAKINLVGEPFEFKYVPNEEKLDEAYQLGEKIAEKINKSK; this is encoded by the coding sequence ATGGGAAGCTTTAAGGTAAAAGAAAATATTTATTGGGTAGGAGCTAGGGATTGGAATCTGCGGTCTTTCCACGGGCCGGCCTTTAACACTCCTCATGGAACCACATATAATGCATATTTAATAAAAGATGAGAAGAATGTACTGGTTGATGGAGTTCATAAACCATTTACAGATACTTTATTTGAGCATATTCAAGAAGTTATTGATTGGGAAGATATAGACTATTATATAGTGAATCACGCTGAACCGGATCACTCAGGTTCTTTTCCGGCCACAATGGAAAAACTACGGGATGATGTTACTGTAGTTTGTACTGCTAGTGGCAAAAATAATTTACTTGAACACTATGGTGATAGTTATAATTATCAGGTGATTAATAGTGGTGATACTATTGATATTGGAGCTAGAACTTTATCTTTTCTGGAAGCCTCAATGCTCCACTGGCCAGACAGCATGTTTACCTATATTCCAGAAGATAAACTTTTACTACCGAATGATGCTTTTGGAATGCACCTTTGTGTTTCCAGTTTATTCGATGACCAGAATGATCAAAATCTGCTAATAAAGGAAGCTAAAAAATATTTTGCTAATATTTTGACTCCTTTCAGTGACCTAGTGTTAAAGAAATTGAATGAAGTAGAAGAAATGGGACTTGAGATTGATATAATTGCCCCTAGCCACGGGATAATCTGGCGGGAAAACCCAGAAGAAATCATTAATAAATACGTTGAATGGGCAGAGATGAAACCGAAAAAGAAAGCAGTTGTTATCTATGAAACAATGTGGGATAGCACTGAATTAGTAGCTCAGAAAATTGTTGAAGGACTTATAGATGCGGGAATAGAAGTTAATTTTTACCGTAAATCCATTTCAGATAAGAATGATATAGTTACCGAAATTTTGGATGCAAAAGCTGTTATTGTTGGGTCTCCAACTATAAATAATGTAATGATCCCAGCAGTAACTCCTATATTAGAAGAACTAGAAGGTTTAAGATTTAAAAATAAATTAGGTGCTGCTTTTGGTTCAAAAGGTTGGGCTGGAGGAGCTGCGCAGAGAATTGCGGACCGATTAGAAAAAGCTAAGATTAATTTAGTTGGTGAGCCATTTGAATTTAAATATGTGCCGAATGAAGAAAAATTGGATGAAGCTTATCAATTAGGAGAAAAAATTGCAGAGAAAATTAATAAGTCTAAATAG
- the ric gene encoding iron-sulfur cluster repair di-iron protein, translating into MFTAKDKIGEIATKFPAAMSIFQKYGIDFCCGGDRPLAEAIEEQELDKEQLMEEINTVYQEKEAELEEINDNWEETSSSDLIDYIVGQHHTFLKDKLPEISELVIKILRVHGINHEEELTKVHRLFHNLKIDLEQHLLKEEEIVFPAIKKYEQNTKEEKQVNGFSRVDELKHEHDQAGDIIKELREVTADYNVPDDGCKTYERTYQLLEELETDLFQHIHLENNILFTRLKQ; encoded by the coding sequence ATGTTTACTGCGAAAGATAAAATTGGAGAGATTGCAACTAAATTTCCGGCTGCTATGTCTATATTTCAAAAATATGGGATAGATTTTTGCTGTGGTGGTGACCGGCCATTAGCAGAAGCAATTGAAGAACAAGAGCTGGATAAAGAACAATTAATGGAAGAGATTAATACAGTTTATCAAGAAAAAGAAGCTGAGTTAGAAGAAATTAATGATAATTGGGAAGAGACTTCCTCTAGTGATTTAATTGATTATATTGTCGGTCAACACCATACTTTTCTGAAGGATAAACTACCAGAAATTAGTGAATTAGTAATAAAGATTTTACGTGTACACGGGATTAACCATGAAGAAGAGTTAACTAAAGTACACCGCTTATTTCATAACTTAAAAATTGATTTAGAACAGCATTTGCTGAAGGAAGAAGAAATTGTATTTCCAGCGATTAAGAAATATGAACAGAACACAAAAGAAGAGAAACAGGTTAATGGTTTTTCAAGGGTTGATGAATTGAAACATGAGCATGACCAGGCGGGAGATATTATAAAAGAGTTACGGGAAGTTACTGCAGATTATAACGTTCCTGATGACGGATGTAAAACTTATGAACGAACTTATCAGCTATTAGAAGAACTAGAAACAGATCTTTTTCAACATATACATTTAGAAAATAATATTCTTTTTACTCGCTTGAAACAATAA
- a CDS encoding IS701 family transposase, translating into MSNNFILPDNKLIDKFFDENNFNLYYSKPALKHIKEFILAGISKRFSSKTTDIAEYSENHRTTIGHFLSKGNWNEEFIKEIIKNQSLEFSFDYAKNNDEPIFILHDDTVSEKTNPSSQAKSPIEKTDFCYSHLTGRTVLGHQLLTTMIQSGEHNLVYDLQRYDREGKSKIDTVCDIAESMPTPPTNAYALFDSWYNCPKIINAYAKKGYHCIGALKRNRIIYPKGIRIGISDYAKYIQKSDVHLVTVNGSEYWVHRYEGNLNNIENAVVILSWPVDAFKNSKALRAFLCTNVSLDEKTILEYYSKRWSIEVYFRQSKSILGLDKYQVRSIKAIDRIWVLQNLVYLFCTIGLDKPMKFGRGVLEARKHSKREYIEWIYECAQTGIPLNTTLELLNVA; encoded by the coding sequence ATGTCTAATAACTTTATTCTACCTGATAATAAGCTAATTGACAAGTTTTTTGACGAAAATAATTTTAATCTTTATTATTCTAAACCAGCTTTAAAGCATATAAAAGAATTCATTCTAGCAGGAATTTCTAAAAGGTTTTCATCTAAAACAACTGATATTGCAGAGTATAGTGAAAATCATAGAACTACAATTGGTCATTTCTTATCTAAAGGAAACTGGAATGAAGAATTCATTAAAGAAATTATTAAAAACCAAAGTTTAGAGTTTTCATTTGATTATGCAAAGAATAATGATGAACCAATCTTTATTCTTCATGATGACACTGTTTCTGAAAAGACTAATCCTTCGTCACAGGCAAAGTCACCAATTGAGAAAACTGATTTTTGCTACTCTCATTTAACTGGAAGAACTGTGTTAGGACATCAATTATTAACTACTATGATTCAATCTGGTGAGCATAATTTAGTTTATGACCTTCAACGCTATGATAGAGAAGGCAAAAGTAAAATTGATACTGTTTGTGATATTGCAGAATCTATGCCTACACCACCTACAAATGCTTATGCATTATTTGATTCATGGTATAATTGTCCTAAAATAATTAATGCTTATGCTAAAAAGGGTTATCATTGCATTGGAGCTCTTAAAAGAAACCGCATTATTTACCCTAAAGGTATTAGAATCGGTATATCTGATTATGCAAAATATATTCAAAAGAGTGATGTTCACCTTGTGACCGTGAACGGCTCTGAATATTGGGTTCACCGTTATGAGGGAAACCTGAATAATATAGAAAATGCGGTTGTAATTTTATCTTGGCCTGTAGATGCTTTTAAGAATTCTAAGGCTTTAAGAGCATTCCTCTGCACTAATGTTTCTTTAGATGAAAAAACTATTTTAGAATACTATTCTAAACGCTGGTCTATTGAAGTATATTTTAGACAATCTAAAAGTATATTAGGTCTTGATAAATATCAAGTCAGATCTATCAAAGCCATAGATAGAATCTGGGTATTACAAAATTTAGTTTATTTATTTTGTACCATTGGTTTAGATAAACCAATGAAATTTGGCAGAGGTGTTCTAGAAGCCAGAAAGCACAGTAAAAGAGAATATATAGAATGGATTTATGAATGTGCTCAAACTGGCATACCATTAAATACCACTTTAGAGTTATTAAATGTTGCATAG
- a CDS encoding tyrosine-type recombinase/integrase — protein sequence MQKEKEDKTVKEAFQEFIKYCKVKSLSESTISYYKTSYSYFVDFYGADKSTKGITRALVNDFILYLKGRDMNNTSVNSRLRRVRAMLYYFMRLGYMEEFKIEMIKAEKKLKKTYSDSELELLLEKPDKKECSFAQYRNWVIVNYLVGTGNRLKTLVNVKIEDIDFDSGYITLKKTKNKKQQVIPLSKQLAKILVEYLEYREGELEDYLFCNIYGKKLKESTLKSAIRKYNLRRGVDKTSIHLFRHTFAKKWILAGGDVFRLQKILGHSTMDVVKEYVNMFGDDLKKEFDKFNPLDQVADNHDPIQMK from the coding sequence ATGCAGAAAGAAAAAGAGGATAAAACAGTTAAAGAAGCTTTTCAAGAATTTATTAAGTATTGTAAAGTAAAGAGCTTATCAGAATCTACAATTAGTTATTATAAGACTAGTTATAGTTACTTTGTTGATTTCTATGGTGCAGATAAATCAACTAAAGGAATTACAAGAGCATTAGTCAATGATTTTATACTCTATCTCAAAGGAAGAGATATGAATAATACCTCTGTCAATAGCAGGTTAAGAAGAGTTAGAGCTATGCTCTATTACTTTATGCGGTTAGGTTATATGGAAGAGTTTAAGATTGAAATGATTAAAGCCGAGAAGAAGCTAAAGAAGACTTATAGTGATAGTGAGCTAGAACTGCTATTAGAGAAGCCTGATAAGAAAGAATGTAGTTTTGCTCAGTATAGAAATTGGGTAATAGTAAATTATCTTGTGGGAACAGGTAATAGATTAAAGACCTTAGTTAATGTAAAGATAGAAGATATTGATTTTGATAGTGGTTATATCACACTAAAAAAGACTAAGAATAAAAAACAACAAGTTATTCCGTTATCTAAGCAGTTAGCTAAGATTTTAGTGGAGTATTTAGAGTATAGAGAAGGTGAGCTAGAAGATTATTTGTTCTGTAATATTTATGGCAAGAAGTTAAAGGAGAGTACTTTGAAGTCTGCTATTAGAAAATACAATTTAAGACGAGGAGTTGATAAGACTTCTATTCATTTATTCAGACATACCTTTGCTAAGAAGTGGATATTAGCAGGTGGCGATGTATTTCGATTGCAGAAGATCTTAGGACATTCTACTATGGATGTAGTTAAAGAGTATGTAAATATGTTTGGCGATGATCTGAAGAAAGAATTTGATAAGTTTAATCCTCTTGATCAGGTTGCAGATAATCATGATCCAATACAGATGAAATAA
- a CDS encoding IS4 family transposase, which produces MNYCTILLTKLLDIIDKNFLKGLINKYNADYKVHKLTTEVHLLYLLYFHLTKKESLEDFVSDLKNNKQLNKALPKISKSQLSRKNEDRTYKIFFEIFQHLFDKLKANKGLKKALKEIGSVKILDSSTVSLCLSLFPWAKFRSTKGGIKLHTLYDLNTNAPENIIISDAVIHDKEIFYNLTFNPSYTYLFDRAYIKYQKFDEFIGATCCNMKSIA; this is translated from the coding sequence ATGAATTATTGTACCATACTTTTAACTAAACTGCTAGATATTATTGATAAAAATTTTCTAAAAGGTTTAATTAATAAATATAATGCAGATTATAAGGTTCATAAGCTAACAACGGAAGTTCATTTGTTATATTTACTTTACTTTCATCTTACTAAAAAAGAAAGTTTAGAAGATTTTGTTTCTGATTTAAAAAATAATAAACAACTAAATAAAGCATTGCCTAAGATAAGCAAGTCTCAGTTATCTCGAAAAAATGAAGATAGAACTTATAAAATTTTCTTTGAGATTTTTCAACACCTCTTTGATAAGCTTAAAGCTAATAAAGGGCTAAAAAAAGCATTAAAAGAAATTGGTTCTGTAAAAATTTTAGATTCTTCAACAGTAAGCTTATGTTTATCATTATTTCCTTGGGCTAAGTTTAGAAGTACTAAAGGTGGAATTAAGCTTCATACTCTATATGATTTAAATACTAATGCTCCAGAAAATATAATAATAAGTGATGCTGTAATTCATGATAAAGAAATATTTTATAATTTAACTTTTAATCCTAGCTATACTTATCTTTTTGATAGAGCTTATATAAAATATCAAAAATTTGATGAATTTATAGGTGCGACTTGTTGCAATATGAAAAGTATTGCCTAG